The genomic region TGAGAACGCGACCAGGCTCCTGGACGGAAGAAGGCCGCCGCCGTCAGCAGGTCCTTGAGGACGTGAAGCGGCAACTGGCCACCCATAATGCCGATCGCCTCACCCAGCGCCGCGCCCAGCGCGAGGTGGAACGCCTGCAGGCCGAGTTGGATGAGTGGACCACCTTCCTGACCGCTCTTGAAGCCAGCGAAGAGCACTTGAGCCGCCTGCGCCGCTGCCCGGTCTGCGGGACGGAGGGCGCTGAGTTCTCTCATTGGCAGGACGATCAGTTCCACTGCGAATGCGGCGACTGCGGCGCAGCCTGGAGTTTGAGGCGGTGCCCGGCGTGCCAGCAGCGTCACCCGTGGCTGCTCCCACATCTCCACACTGTCCCGACACTTGAGGCTGACCCTGGCTGGGCCGACCGCCTCTACGGCCGGGACGTGCTGACGCTACCGGACCCCTTCGACCTGGACAGCTTCATTTGTCCGGATGCCCGGTTGTCAGTCGAAGGAAGACACGACGCACCCTGACGCCTGAAGAAAGGGGGACGGCCGCAAAGAACGCCTGCCGGTTCACCTGAATCACAGCGCCTCAGGCCACTGCTTCTCCAACTCCTCCTGCCCAAGGTCGACGGTGATGATCTTCAAGGACCGCCCCCCTCGTAAGTCGATGGATGAAGCCACGGCGGGCAGGCCGGGCAGGCGAGGGTAGATCAGCCACAACTCCCGCGCTGGTGCAGGGTCCACACCTTGAAAGACGTGACTGTACGCGAGCATCTGGTACACGTCCGCATTGCTGACATCGTAGATAGGCGCCTTATCCGGCCTGAGACGTTTCCACTTGGTGTCCGCAACGATGAGCGCACGTCCAGGCAGATGAAGCACCAGGTCTGGCCGCAGCTTGAAAGCGGGCGTGCCCGCCACGTCGCCCAGCGCACGGTCCGTGACCTGGGTGTCCACACGCCAGTCGGGGTAAAGGGCCGCGAGGAGCTGGGCCACGTACGCTTCGTACACCGCGTTCATGTCGAACAGCAGGGCGTTGGCCCGGTTCTCTGAGCCGGCCGCCACTGGGTTGAGGTCGTGAAGCACCATGCGACAGATGCCTTCGAGAGGCGCGAAGTGCGTGTGGCTCCGCCCAAGCCGCCAGGCGGAGAAGTCCGGGGCCACGTTCCGGCTGGGGGGCACGTCATCCAGGGTGGCGAGCAGCTCCCGGGCCAGGCGTCCACTGCTGGGGACGCGTGTGAGCG from Deinococcus arcticus harbors:
- a CDS encoding McrC family protein, with protein sequence MNGQRFEVREHDTLVRGARPPEAGANVTALPPETFDAVQAVLLDPAYDLKPVATPTRLSGQAALKLTQWVGVVRTPDGATVEILPKTHERPGHRAQPDSLRRSRALLVRMLAATDARFRVAPPAELQTAEMPLSEVVIRYALEGIRAAVRRGIPHAYVPVQEERQGLRGRLDLPRQVRQPPHRAHLLHVTFDEFLPDRPETRLTRLAVERLASLTRVPSSGRLARELLATLDDVPPSRNVAPDFSAWRLGRSHTHFAPLEGICRMVLHDLNPVAAGSENRANALLFDMNAVYEAYVAQLLAALYPDWRVDTQVTDRALGDVAGTPAFKLRPDLVLHLPGRALIVADTKWKRLRPDKAPIYDVSNADVYQMLAYSHVFQGVDPAPARELWLIYPRLPGLPAVASSIDLRGGRSLKIITVDLGQEELEKQWPEAL